A section of the Amycolatopsis sp. AA4 genome encodes:
- a CDS encoding MFS transporter → MDAFDYFLVVFVLTDIAKDKSFGATATQLAFITTATLVMRPVGALLFGLWADRSGRRIPLMADVLLYSLAGVLCAVAPNFTVLLILRFVYGIGMGGEWGLGAALAMEKIPVERRGFFSGLLQAGYSAGYLLAALAYLLFHTALGLEWRWIFVLSIFPALISLLIRARVKESEVWEAAQEKMRVTRTSVKDVLFNPKVLRRFGYLVLLMTAFNWMSHGTQDIYPSFLKATDHGGAGLSAATSTWIAVLYNVGAIIGGLVFGSLSERFGRRMTIVGAAVLGLPIIPIFAVDHGAGMLALGSFLMQVMVQGAWGVIPAHLTEMSPDAIRGFFPGVTYQLGNLLAALNLPLQQGIAQSQGYTAALLWTVIPVLIAVAVLTSLGKEAKSIRFGGEGATTAPAGTS, encoded by the coding sequence ATGGACGCGTTCGACTATTTCCTGGTCGTGTTCGTGCTCACGGACATCGCCAAGGACAAATCGTTCGGGGCCACGGCCACCCAGCTGGCGTTCATCACCACCGCGACGCTCGTCATGCGCCCGGTCGGCGCGCTGCTGTTCGGGCTGTGGGCGGACCGGTCCGGCCGACGGATCCCGCTGATGGCCGACGTCCTGCTGTACTCGCTGGCGGGGGTGTTGTGTGCGGTCGCGCCGAACTTCACCGTGCTGCTGATCCTGCGGTTCGTCTACGGCATCGGCATGGGCGGTGAATGGGGCCTGGGCGCGGCGCTCGCGATGGAGAAAATCCCGGTGGAGCGGCGCGGGTTCTTCTCGGGACTGCTGCAAGCGGGTTACTCGGCCGGATACCTGCTGGCCGCGCTGGCGTATCTGCTGTTCCACACCGCGCTCGGCCTGGAGTGGCGGTGGATCTTCGTGCTGAGCATCTTCCCGGCGCTGATCAGCCTGCTGATCCGGGCGCGGGTCAAGGAATCGGAGGTGTGGGAGGCCGCGCAGGAGAAGATGCGCGTCACGCGAACGTCGGTCAAGGACGTCCTGTTCAACCCGAAGGTCCTGCGCCGGTTCGGGTACCTCGTGCTGCTGATGACCGCGTTCAACTGGATGTCGCACGGCACGCAAGACATTTACCCGAGCTTCCTGAAGGCGACCGACCACGGCGGGGCCGGCCTGAGCGCGGCGACCAGCACGTGGATCGCCGTGCTGTACAACGTCGGCGCGATCATCGGCGGCCTGGTCTTCGGCTCGCTGTCGGAACGCTTCGGCCGCCGGATGACGATCGTCGGCGCCGCGGTGCTGGGCCTGCCGATCATCCCGATCTTCGCCGTCGACCACGGAGCCGGAATGCTCGCGCTCGGCTCGTTCCTGATGCAGGTCATGGTGCAGGGCGCGTGGGGCGTCATCCCCGCCCACCTCACGGAAATGTCCCCCGACGCGATCCGCGGCTTCTTCCCCGGCGTCACCTACCAGCTCGGCAACCTGCTGGCCGCACTGAACCTGCCGCTCCAGCAGGGCATCGCGCAGTCACAGGGCTACACCGCCGCGCTGCTGTGGACAGTGATCCCGGTGCTCATCGCGGTCGCCGTGCTGACCTCGCTGGGCAAGGAAGCGAAATCCATCCGCTTCGGCGGCGAAGGCGCGACCACCGCCCCAGCCGGAACCTCCTGA